The proteins below come from a single Maylandia zebra isolate NMK-2024a linkage group LG23, Mzebra_GT3a, whole genome shotgun sequence genomic window:
- the arhgap45b gene encoding rho GTPase-activating protein 45 isoform X1, translating to MSDTRRRKTDRQLSWLKLDLDGTQLPLSSSGRAPKWRVGGWVGGLYVKLKEVGMDGKGTLKMFRKKRELIKTPSISKKSRAGSPGPQSSAPSLSILQEQPRRDAVDITLFCSPSSSSSSSSTLTPTSAGLQDPSASCPGTPSTQHNKLGMMQGVGCPSPVATLKRPTALSRHASAAGFPLQSWVFTRGQGKGAITPTTPSDSPESAAIEVEDIPALLRDVARFAEAVEKLKDVVLAEGKESQRPVAHECLGEVLRILRQVINTYPLLNTVEILTAAGKLISKVKGFHYESSNEADKKDFEKAIETIAVAFSSNVSELLMGEVDSSTLLSLLPTEKSRSMENLYTGSGHGGDGGHYRSDLQDMGKHKGRAEEVDVILQHSEGGVDSALLYAKTISKYMKDLMCYVEKRTSLETEFSKGLQRLYQSSKHSITHPHMPLFSIYSLALEQDQEQSVGLQQANNTLHNQTFIQPLMQRKQEHEKRRKEIKEHWIRAKRKLMECEANLRKAKQAYIARCEEYDKAKTAACRAEEEGGGSTAKSVEKKKRVEEEARNKADEAEATYKTCIADAATQQQELEHTKVTVLRQLQDIIKQSDQTIRSATISYYQLMHMQTVALPVHYQTLCESSKLYDPGQQYAAHVRDLQLPEQPTIQYAFESYSPSNSSSHHGHRPRNDSFNTDMQTSQTDSPAVSVETTAGDSRESEVQRKRQGHKSWGSTVSDDSVVGDGGLDSPTASTSDIAKIVRTSSTGTMSSNEDADEKDGNVSSFETQNINGMDPDVVVSTGPFRNIGLSKAALTHRLRKLRTPSKCRECDSYVYFQGAECEECFLACHKRCLETLAIQCGHKKLQGRLQLFGRDFTQVASCASDGIPFIITKCISEIERRALKMKGIYRVNGVKTRVEKLCQAFENGKELVELSQCSPHDISNVLKLYLRQLPEPIMPFHLYNKLMGLAKESLHNEGDTPEGEDSESSSTHPAVSRGPELVDLGPDTDPEVLVLVDSLRELLKELPKPNIATLRYIVRHLRRIAELEQDNKMSPSNLGIVFGPSLMRPRPTGATISLSSLVDYPHQARIVEAFIVFYSSIFQSKTSQTHKTSRAASTQQENVTQDKMVSPVDAEEDASREEKTKPEVDKTEEGCGSSLGSLGSSEQLPDSDSELDERHSHSLTKQESVSIDDDQLSYRDSLDLSSQSAIHIEPEQDLDQDQENPEGEEPPALPDSGPPEEGAGEEQDLSASLAELNVNQSNNNNNYHLCSPTLSLSGLPLARLCGKKLPLTRNRDSEPEFV from the exons ATGAGTGACAccaggaggaggaagacagacagacagttaTCGTGGCTCAAACTCGACCTGGATGGCACCCAGCTCCCGCTGAGCTCGAGCGGCAGAGCACCCAAGTGGCGAGTcggggggtgggtgggggggctGTACGTGAAGCTTAAAGAAGTCGGGATGGACGGCAAAGGCACCCTGAAGATGTTCAGGAAAAAACGGGAACTAATCAAGACACCGTCTATCTCGAAGAAGAGTCGAGCAGGAAGCCCTGGGCCACAGAGCAGCGCCCCGTCT CTCTCCATTCTCCAGGAGCAGCCTCGCAGAGATGCAGTCGACATCACACTCTTTTGTTCcccctcatcttcctcctcctcgtcttcaACACTTACCCCAACTTCCGCCGGGCTCCAGGATCCCTCCGCGTCCTGCCCAGGCACCCCGAGCACTCAGCACAATAAATTGGGAATGATGCAGGGGGTGGGCTGCCCGTCTCCTGTGGCCACTCTCAAGAGACCGACCGCACTGAGCCGACACGCCAGCGCTGCAG GGTTCCCGCTCCAGTCGTGGGTTTTCACTAGAGGTCAGGGAAAAGGGGCTATAACCCCGACGACTCCATCTGACAGTCCAGAGAGCGCAGCCATCGAGGTGGAGGACATCCCAGCCCTGCTGAGGGATGTCGCACGCTTTGCAGAGGCTGTGGAGAAGCTGAAGGATGTTGTTCTGGCTGAGG GTAAGGAGAGTCAGCGGCCCGTGGCCCACGAGTGTTTAGGGGAGGTGCTTCGGATTTTGCGCCAGGTCATCAACACTTATCCTCTGCTCAACACCGTCGAGATCCTCACTGCTGCCGGCAAACTCATATCCAAGGTCAAAG GTTTCCACTATGAGTCCTCTAACGAGGCTGATAAAAAGGACTTTGAGAAGGCAATTGAAACCATTGCTGTCGCTTTTAGTAGCAA TGTGTCTGAACTGCTGATGGGAGAGGTGGACAGCAGCACGTTGCTCTCCTTGCTGCCTACAGAGAAGAGCAGA TCCATGGAGAACTTGTACACTGGTTCTGGCCATGGAGGAGATGGTGGACATTACAGGAGCGACCTGCAGGACATGGGTAAGCATAAAG GTAGAGCTGAGGAAGTGGATGTCATCCTACAGCACAGCGAGGGAGGGGTGGACTCTGCTCTGCTCTACGCCAAAACCATTTCCAAGTACATGAAGGACCTGATGTGCTACGTGGAAAAGAGAACTTCACTTG AGACCGAGTTCTCCAAAGGCCTCCAGAGATTATACCAGTCTTCCAAACACAGTATTACACAT CCCCACATGCCTCTTTTCTCCATCTACTCTCTGGCTCTGGAGCAGGACCAGGAGCAGAGTGTGGGCCTGCAGCAGGCCAACAACACCCTGCACAACCAAACCTTCATTCAG CCTCTGATGCAGCGTAAACAGGAGCATGAAAAGAGACGTAAGGAGATCAAGGAACACTGGATTCGAGCTAAAAGAAAATTG ATGGAATGTGAGGCAAACCTGCGGAAGGCCAAGCAAGCCTACATAGCACGCTGCGAGGAGTACGACAAGGCTAAAACGGCAGCCTGCCGAGCtgaagaggagggagggggatCCACAGCGAAGTCTGTGGAGAAGAAGAAACGAGTGGAAGAAGAGGCTCGCAACAAG gCAGATGAGGCGGAGGCCACCTACAAGACTTGTATAGCAGACGCCGCCACTCAGCAGCAGGAGCTTGAGCACACAAAGGTCACAGTGCTGAGGCAGCTGCAGGACATCATCAAACAGAGTGATCAGACCATTCGCTCG GCGACCATCTCCTACTACCAGCTCATGCACATGCAGACAGTAGCCCTGCCTGTGCACTACCAGACTCTGTGCGAGAGCAGCAAGCTGTACGACCCCGGCCAGCAGTACGCCGCTCACGTGCGAGACCTGCAGCTGCCAGAGCAGCCGACCATCCAGTACGCGTTTGAGTCCTACTCTCCCTCCAACTCATCATCGCA CCATGGTCACAGACCGAGGAATGACAGCTTCAACACAGACATGCAAACGAGTCAAACAGACAGTCCTGCCGTCAGTGTGGAGACGACAGCTGGAGACAGCCGAGAGTCAGAAGTCCAGCGCAAGA GACAGGGGCATAAGTCATGGGGCTCAACAGTGAGCGATGACAGCGTTGTTGGAGATGGAGGCCTGGATTCTCCAACTGCCAGCACAA GTGACATCGCTAAGATTGTTCGGACTTCATCGACTGGAACGATGTCGTCCAATGAGGATGCAGATGAAAAAGATGGAAATGTGTCCTCATTTGAAACTCAAA ATATTAACGGCATGGATCCAGACGTGGTGGTGTCCACCGGACCTTTCCGTAATATCGGCCTGTCCAAAGCAGCCTTGACCCACCGACTGAGGAAGCTTCGGACTCCTTCCAAGTGCCGCGAATGTGACAGCTACGTTTATTTCCAGGGAGCTGAATGCGAGGAA TGTTTCCTGGCGTGCCACAAGCGCTGTCTGGAAACTCTGGCGATCCAGTGTGGTCATAAGAAGCTGCAGGGCCGTCTGCAGCTGTTTGGCAGAGATTTCACTCAGGTAGCCAGCTGTGCCAGTGACGGTATTCCCTTCATCATCACCAAGTGCATCTCTGAGATCGAGAGACGGGCACTGAAGATGAAG ggCATCTACAGGGTGAATGGAGTGAAGACCCGTGTGGAGAAACTGTGTCAGGCCTTTGAGAATGGAAAAGAGCTGGTCGAGTTGTCTCAGTGTTCACCACATGACATAAGCAACGTGCTCAAGCTTTACCTCAGACAG CTGCCTGAGCCCATCATGCCTTTCCATCTGTACAACAAGCTGATGGGTTTGGCAAAGGAGAGTCTGCATAATGAAGGAGACACACCGGAGGGGGAGGACTCAGAGTCGAGCAGCACTCACCCGGCAGTGAGCAGGGGGCCAGAGCTGGTGGATCTGGGCCCAGACACGGACCCAGAGGTCCTGGTCCTGGTGGACAGTCTGAGGGAACTTTTAAAGGAGCTGCCCAAACCCAACATCGCCACACTGCGCTACATCGTTCGTCACCTTCGAAG GATCGCAGAGCTGGAACAGGATAACAAGATGAGCCCCAGCAACCTTGGCATTGTGTTTGGGCCCTCTCTGATGCGGCCCCGTCCAACGGGGGCTACGATATCCCTGTCCTCTTTGGTTGATTATCCCCATCAGGCTCGCATCGTGGAGGCCTTCATAGTCTTCTACTCTTCCATCTTCCAATCCAAAACTTCTCAGACCCACAAAACCTCCCGTGCTGCCTCCACGCAGCAG GAAAATGTTACACAAGACAAAATGGTGAGCCCTGTTGACGCAGAAGAGGATGCGAGCAGAGAGGAGAAGACTAAACCTGAGGTTGACAAGACAGAGGAGGGATGTG GAAGCTCTTTGGGGTCATTGGGCTCCAGTGAGCAGCTCCCAGACTCTGACTCTGAGCTGGACGAGAGGCACTCCCACAGCCTTACGAAGCAGGAGAGCGTGAGCATAGACGATGACCAGCTGAGCTACAGGGACAGTTTGGACCTGTCCAGTCAGTCTGCAATCCACATCGAGCCTGAACAAGATCTGGATCAGGATCAGGAAAACCCAGAGGGAGAAGAACCCCCCGCTCTGCCAGACAGCGGGCCCCCAGAAGAAGGTGCTGGAGAAGAGCAGGATCTGAGCGCTTCTCTGGCAGAGCTCAACGTGAATCAgtccaacaataacaacaactacCACCTGTGCTCTCCCACACTGAGCCTGTCGGGCCTTCCACTGGCACGTCTCTGTGGAAAGAAATTACCACTGACGAGAAATCGAGACAGCGAGCCAGAGTTTGTCTGA
- the arhgap45b gene encoding rho GTPase-activating protein 45 isoform X3, whose product MSDTRRRKTDRQLSWLKLDLDGTQLPLSSSGRAPKWRVGGWVGGLYVKLKEVGMDGKGTLKMFRKKRELIKTPSISKKSRAGSPGPQSSAPSLSILQEQPRRDAVDITLFCSPSSSSSSSSTLTPTSAGLQDPSASCPGTPSTQHNKLGMMQGVGCPSPVATLKRPTALSRHASAAGFPLQSWVFTRGQGKGAITPTTPSDSPESAAIEVEDIPALLRDVARFAEAVEKLKDVVLAEGKESQRPVAHECLGEVLRILRQVINTYPLLNTVEILTAAGKLISKVKGFHYESSNEADKKDFEKAIETIAVAFSSNVSELLMGEVDSSTLLSLLPTEKSRSMENLYTGSGHGGDGGHYRSDLQDMGKHKGRAEEVDVILQHSEGGVDSALLYAKTISKYMKDLMCYVEKRTSLETEFSKGLQRLYQSSKHSITHPHMPLFSIYSLALEQDQEQSVGLQQANNTLHNQTFIQPLMQRKQEHEKRRKEIKEHWIRAKRKLMECEANLRKAKQAYIARCEEYDKAKTAACRAEEEGGGSTAKSVEKKKRVEEEARNKADEAEATYKTCIADAATQQQELEHTKVTVLRQLQDIIKQSDQTIRSATISYYQLMHMQTVALPVHYQTLCESSKLYDPGQQYAAHVRDLQLPEQPTIHHGHRPRNDSFNTDMQTSQTDSPAVSVETTAGDSRESEVQRKRQGHKSWGSTVSDDSVVGDGGLDSPTASTSDIAKIVRTSSTGTMSSNEDADEKDGNVSSFETQNINGMDPDVVVSTGPFRNIGLSKAALTHRLRKLRTPSKCRECDSYVYFQGAECEECFLACHKRCLETLAIQCGHKKLQGRLQLFGRDFTQVASCASDGIPFIITKCISEIERRALKMKGIYRVNGVKTRVEKLCQAFENGKELVELSQCSPHDISNVLKLYLRQLPEPIMPFHLYNKLMGLAKESLHNEGDTPEGEDSESSSTHPAVSRGPELVDLGPDTDPEVLVLVDSLRELLKELPKPNIATLRYIVRHLRRIAELEQDNKMSPSNLGIVFGPSLMRPRPTGATISLSSLVDYPHQARIVEAFIVFYSSIFQSKTSQTHKTSRAASTQQENVTQDKMVSPVDAEEDASREEKTKPEVDKTEEGCGSSLGSLGSSEQLPDSDSELDERHSHSLTKQESVSIDDDQLSYRDSLDLSSQSAIHIEPEQDLDQDQENPEGEEPPALPDSGPPEEGAGEEQDLSASLAELNVNQSNNNNNYHLCSPTLSLSGLPLARLCGKKLPLTRNRDSEPEFV is encoded by the exons ATGAGTGACAccaggaggaggaagacagacagacagttaTCGTGGCTCAAACTCGACCTGGATGGCACCCAGCTCCCGCTGAGCTCGAGCGGCAGAGCACCCAAGTGGCGAGTcggggggtgggtgggggggctGTACGTGAAGCTTAAAGAAGTCGGGATGGACGGCAAAGGCACCCTGAAGATGTTCAGGAAAAAACGGGAACTAATCAAGACACCGTCTATCTCGAAGAAGAGTCGAGCAGGAAGCCCTGGGCCACAGAGCAGCGCCCCGTCT CTCTCCATTCTCCAGGAGCAGCCTCGCAGAGATGCAGTCGACATCACACTCTTTTGTTCcccctcatcttcctcctcctcgtcttcaACACTTACCCCAACTTCCGCCGGGCTCCAGGATCCCTCCGCGTCCTGCCCAGGCACCCCGAGCACTCAGCACAATAAATTGGGAATGATGCAGGGGGTGGGCTGCCCGTCTCCTGTGGCCACTCTCAAGAGACCGACCGCACTGAGCCGACACGCCAGCGCTGCAG GGTTCCCGCTCCAGTCGTGGGTTTTCACTAGAGGTCAGGGAAAAGGGGCTATAACCCCGACGACTCCATCTGACAGTCCAGAGAGCGCAGCCATCGAGGTGGAGGACATCCCAGCCCTGCTGAGGGATGTCGCACGCTTTGCAGAGGCTGTGGAGAAGCTGAAGGATGTTGTTCTGGCTGAGG GTAAGGAGAGTCAGCGGCCCGTGGCCCACGAGTGTTTAGGGGAGGTGCTTCGGATTTTGCGCCAGGTCATCAACACTTATCCTCTGCTCAACACCGTCGAGATCCTCACTGCTGCCGGCAAACTCATATCCAAGGTCAAAG GTTTCCACTATGAGTCCTCTAACGAGGCTGATAAAAAGGACTTTGAGAAGGCAATTGAAACCATTGCTGTCGCTTTTAGTAGCAA TGTGTCTGAACTGCTGATGGGAGAGGTGGACAGCAGCACGTTGCTCTCCTTGCTGCCTACAGAGAAGAGCAGA TCCATGGAGAACTTGTACACTGGTTCTGGCCATGGAGGAGATGGTGGACATTACAGGAGCGACCTGCAGGACATGGGTAAGCATAAAG GTAGAGCTGAGGAAGTGGATGTCATCCTACAGCACAGCGAGGGAGGGGTGGACTCTGCTCTGCTCTACGCCAAAACCATTTCCAAGTACATGAAGGACCTGATGTGCTACGTGGAAAAGAGAACTTCACTTG AGACCGAGTTCTCCAAAGGCCTCCAGAGATTATACCAGTCTTCCAAACACAGTATTACACAT CCCCACATGCCTCTTTTCTCCATCTACTCTCTGGCTCTGGAGCAGGACCAGGAGCAGAGTGTGGGCCTGCAGCAGGCCAACAACACCCTGCACAACCAAACCTTCATTCAG CCTCTGATGCAGCGTAAACAGGAGCATGAAAAGAGACGTAAGGAGATCAAGGAACACTGGATTCGAGCTAAAAGAAAATTG ATGGAATGTGAGGCAAACCTGCGGAAGGCCAAGCAAGCCTACATAGCACGCTGCGAGGAGTACGACAAGGCTAAAACGGCAGCCTGCCGAGCtgaagaggagggagggggatCCACAGCGAAGTCTGTGGAGAAGAAGAAACGAGTGGAAGAAGAGGCTCGCAACAAG gCAGATGAGGCGGAGGCCACCTACAAGACTTGTATAGCAGACGCCGCCACTCAGCAGCAGGAGCTTGAGCACACAAAGGTCACAGTGCTGAGGCAGCTGCAGGACATCATCAAACAGAGTGATCAGACCATTCGCTCG GCGACCATCTCCTACTACCAGCTCATGCACATGCAGACAGTAGCCCTGCCTGTGCACTACCAGACTCTGTGCGAGAGCAGCAAGCTGTACGACCCCGGCCAGCAGTACGCCGCTCACGTGCGAGACCTGCAGCTGCCAGAGCAGCCGACCATCCA CCATGGTCACAGACCGAGGAATGACAGCTTCAACACAGACATGCAAACGAGTCAAACAGACAGTCCTGCCGTCAGTGTGGAGACGACAGCTGGAGACAGCCGAGAGTCAGAAGTCCAGCGCAAGA GACAGGGGCATAAGTCATGGGGCTCAACAGTGAGCGATGACAGCGTTGTTGGAGATGGAGGCCTGGATTCTCCAACTGCCAGCACAA GTGACATCGCTAAGATTGTTCGGACTTCATCGACTGGAACGATGTCGTCCAATGAGGATGCAGATGAAAAAGATGGAAATGTGTCCTCATTTGAAACTCAAA ATATTAACGGCATGGATCCAGACGTGGTGGTGTCCACCGGACCTTTCCGTAATATCGGCCTGTCCAAAGCAGCCTTGACCCACCGACTGAGGAAGCTTCGGACTCCTTCCAAGTGCCGCGAATGTGACAGCTACGTTTATTTCCAGGGAGCTGAATGCGAGGAA TGTTTCCTGGCGTGCCACAAGCGCTGTCTGGAAACTCTGGCGATCCAGTGTGGTCATAAGAAGCTGCAGGGCCGTCTGCAGCTGTTTGGCAGAGATTTCACTCAGGTAGCCAGCTGTGCCAGTGACGGTATTCCCTTCATCATCACCAAGTGCATCTCTGAGATCGAGAGACGGGCACTGAAGATGAAG ggCATCTACAGGGTGAATGGAGTGAAGACCCGTGTGGAGAAACTGTGTCAGGCCTTTGAGAATGGAAAAGAGCTGGTCGAGTTGTCTCAGTGTTCACCACATGACATAAGCAACGTGCTCAAGCTTTACCTCAGACAG CTGCCTGAGCCCATCATGCCTTTCCATCTGTACAACAAGCTGATGGGTTTGGCAAAGGAGAGTCTGCATAATGAAGGAGACACACCGGAGGGGGAGGACTCAGAGTCGAGCAGCACTCACCCGGCAGTGAGCAGGGGGCCAGAGCTGGTGGATCTGGGCCCAGACACGGACCCAGAGGTCCTGGTCCTGGTGGACAGTCTGAGGGAACTTTTAAAGGAGCTGCCCAAACCCAACATCGCCACACTGCGCTACATCGTTCGTCACCTTCGAAG GATCGCAGAGCTGGAACAGGATAACAAGATGAGCCCCAGCAACCTTGGCATTGTGTTTGGGCCCTCTCTGATGCGGCCCCGTCCAACGGGGGCTACGATATCCCTGTCCTCTTTGGTTGATTATCCCCATCAGGCTCGCATCGTGGAGGCCTTCATAGTCTTCTACTCTTCCATCTTCCAATCCAAAACTTCTCAGACCCACAAAACCTCCCGTGCTGCCTCCACGCAGCAG GAAAATGTTACACAAGACAAAATGGTGAGCCCTGTTGACGCAGAAGAGGATGCGAGCAGAGAGGAGAAGACTAAACCTGAGGTTGACAAGACAGAGGAGGGATGTG GAAGCTCTTTGGGGTCATTGGGCTCCAGTGAGCAGCTCCCAGACTCTGACTCTGAGCTGGACGAGAGGCACTCCCACAGCCTTACGAAGCAGGAGAGCGTGAGCATAGACGATGACCAGCTGAGCTACAGGGACAGTTTGGACCTGTCCAGTCAGTCTGCAATCCACATCGAGCCTGAACAAGATCTGGATCAGGATCAGGAAAACCCAGAGGGAGAAGAACCCCCCGCTCTGCCAGACAGCGGGCCCCCAGAAGAAGGTGCTGGAGAAGAGCAGGATCTGAGCGCTTCTCTGGCAGAGCTCAACGTGAATCAgtccaacaataacaacaactacCACCTGTGCTCTCCCACACTGAGCCTGTCGGGCCTTCCACTGGCACGTCTCTGTGGAAAGAAATTACCACTGACGAGAAATCGAGACAGCGAGCCAGAGTTTGTCTGA